In Zingiber officinale cultivar Zhangliang chromosome 6A, Zo_v1.1, whole genome shotgun sequence, a single genomic region encodes these proteins:
- the LOC121994317 gene encoding protein TIFY 5A-like: MEEEENGEVCDTELCLSPIGQRRSSRRGKAPELKQEDDGNITIFYDGRISICDVTDIQARAIISMAKEMEVEIKNNDNKSSDTLERLQVPCGSNTTASSMAMVTVVPSLLLNQRPSMKRSLQQFLQKRKTRRSLQVSSPPYQ, translated from the exons atggaagaagaagagaacGGGGAGGTTTGTGACACGGAGTTGTGCCTCAGCCCCATCGGCCAGCGCCGGAGTTCGAGAAGAGGGAAAGCTCCAGAGTTGAAGCAAGAGGACGACGGCAACATCACTATATTTTACGATGGAAGGATTAGCATATGTGATGTTACAGATATCCAA GCAAGAGCTATTATAAGCATGgcaaaggagatggaggtggaAATCAAAAACAACGATAACAAGAGCAGTGATACATTGGAACGTTTGCAAGTCCCTTGCGGATCAAACACAACAGCATCATCTATGGCAATGGTGACAGTGGTGCCGTCGCTGTTGCTGAACCAAAGGCCGTCGATGAAGCGATCACTGCAGCAGTTTCTGCAGAAGAGGAAGACGAGGAGGAGCCTCCAAGTCTCATCGCCTCCCTATCAGTAA
- the LOC121995168 gene encoding uncharacterized protein LOC121995168: protein MIVLKKVQKMNLQNSNKLRRIPSHLQKLNLLLRLSKKESSSSEEDEDDSSEESSDDEPSKQQQANKAIQASKKSNSSDSSEESSNEESEDEEPLKTPKKNYLLNGSHREILEHLWERWPDDQYCGTVLRIPMVNGKKTTFGDD, encoded by the exons ATGATAGTTCTGAAGAAAGTTCAGAAGATGAACCTTCAAAACAGCAACAAGCTAAGAAG GATTCCGTCCCATCTTCAAAAACTAAACCTGTTGCTAAGATTGTCAAAAAAAGAGAGTAGCAGTAGTGAGGAAGATGAGGATGATAGCTCTGAAGAAAGTTCAGATGATGAACCTTCAAAACAGCAACAAGCTAATAAG GCGATTCAAGCATCTAAAAAGAGCAATAGCTCTGACTCATCTGAGGAATCTTCTAATGAGGAAAGTGAAGATGAGGAGCCACTTAAGACTCCGAAGAAG AACTACCTATTAAATGGTTCACATAGGGAAATCTTAGAGCATTTGTGGGAAAGATGGCCTGATGATCAATACTGTGGAACTGTTTTGCGCATCCCAATGGTGAATG GGAAGAAGACCACTTTTGGCGACGATTAG